The genomic segment AGTTGCCGTTCCTCCGCTCGAAGAATTCGTAGAAGCGATCAGCAACACGCTTTTATCCGAACTTTCTCCCGACGAATATCCGACAGTTTATATGGAAACCGGTCGTGCTTTGATCGATGAAGCAGGCTATTTGATAACAACCGTCGATGCTGTGAAAAGACTTCCGGGCGGACTGAAAAGCTACATCATCGATGCCGGAGTGAATTTTCTTTATACTTCCACTTGGTATAATTACAAAGTTGAAACCGACAGACCGATCACCGGTTCTTATGAGAATTGCGTTGTTTACGGACCGCTTTGTATGAATATCGATGTGGTTCTGGAAAATGCTTATCTGCCGCCATTAACGCGCGGCGCAAGATTGATCCTCTCTCCGATGGCTGCTTATAATGTAACGCAATGGATGCAGTTCATCCGCTATCGTCCTGCTGTTTTGATGATAATGGAAGACGGAACAATGGAAATAATCCGCAGAGCAGAGAAACTGGAAGATGTGATCACTCCGGAAAATGTGCCGGAGAAACTGAAGAAATTTGAGCTGTGATAGAACACGGATGACACGGATTGAACTGATTTTCACGGATGAAAGACTTATCTCAAGTTAATTGAGAAATGAACTTCCATTATCTTTGTAATGTTTAAAAGACTTTTCAAAAATATAAAAGTAAAATATTTTGTTTTTAAATTGGAGGAACAATGAACAAAAAAGATATTGAATTCTGGGAAAATCATTATTTGAATCAAATTGAATTTATGCTGAAACAAGATATGGAAAAAATGATCGAAGGACTAAAATCAAAAGATAAAATA from the Candidatus Cloacimonadota bacterium genome contains:
- a CDS encoding diaminopimelate decarboxylase, giving the protein VAVPPLEEFVEAISNTLLSELSPDEYPTVYMETGRALIDEAGYLITTVDAVKRLPGGLKSYIIDAGVNFLYTSTWYNYKVETDRPITGSYENCVVYGPLCMNIDVVLENAYLPPLTRGARLILSPMAAYNVTQWMQFIRYRPAVLMIMEDGTMEIIRRAEKLEDVITPENVPEKLKKFEL